A window of the Palaeococcus ferrophilus DSM 13482 genome harbors these coding sequences:
- a CDS encoding DUF4097 family beta strand repeat-containing protein translates to MAMMLENVKRVEISAVNGRLDIEGWDNDHAEVSYTVHGEAEVEVEQKGERLVIREEPKKRFLNLLGKSGWAEIAVKVPRKATVRASTVNGEIRAREVSFEKVSTVNGRIELENCEAEEISNVNGRVRAHLTLAKSLKAGSVNGPMEVEIDEFEGDAKISTVNGSIILALSDFCDARIKASRVNGVITFEGIDPENPIIGTGEFKVKVSTVNGSVVVRRV, encoded by the coding sequence ATGGCCATGATGCTTGAAAACGTGAAGAGGGTTGAGATATCCGCTGTGAACGGCCGGCTTGATATCGAGGGCTGGGATAACGACCATGCCGAGGTAAGCTACACTGTACATGGGGAGGCCGAGGTGGAGGTCGAGCAGAAGGGGGAGAGGCTCGTCATCAGGGAGGAGCCGAAGAAGAGGTTCCTCAACCTTCTCGGAAAGAGCGGCTGGGCTGAGATTGCCGTAAAGGTGCCGAGGAAAGCCACAGTTAGAGCTTCCACCGTGAACGGGGAGATAAGGGCAAGGGAGGTATCCTTTGAGAAGGTCTCCACGGTTAACGGCAGGATAGAGCTTGAAAACTGTGAGGCAGAGGAGATAAGCAACGTGAACGGAAGGGTGAGAGCCCACCTAACGCTAGCGAAATCCCTGAAGGCCGGAAGCGTCAACGGGCCGATGGAGGTTGAGATAGATGAGTTTGAGGGTGATGCAAAGATAAGCACCGTGAACGGGAGTATCATTCTGGCCCTTTCCGACTTCTGCGACGCGAGGATAAAAGCAAGCCGCGTGAACGGGGTGATAACCTTTGAGGGCATTGACCCCGAGAATCCGATCATCGGCACGGGCGAGTTCAAGGTGAAGGTCAGCACGGTAAATGGAAGCGTGGTAGTGAGGCGGGTTTAG
- a CDS encoding DUF4097 family beta strand repeat-containing protein has protein sequence MRFEGVEEVWMKLVDVDLRVAGWEKDYVELNPGTERAIKLDFKDGELRVDYKAIWKLKKALKRDRTLEPLELRVPRGLPVSVAIKRGRVYAERVHFKSLTPGECTAELRECIIGELLSLASTVKGSISILEAASVKVLAGTASLRLGRIEGSFEGTAMSGMLEICIPEDGDVSLNIEQNGGVVTLEGVEDGLFEDGKHSLRLVAHNGGVVKVRLCEGDGHDA, from the coding sequence GTGAGGTTCGAGGGCGTTGAAGAAGTCTGGATGAAGCTCGTGGACGTTGACCTCAGAGTAGCCGGCTGGGAAAAGGACTACGTGGAGCTGAACCCCGGTACGGAGAGGGCAATTAAGCTGGATTTCAAGGACGGGGAGCTCCGCGTGGATTACAAGGCAATCTGGAAGCTCAAAAAGGCCTTGAAAAGGGACAGGACGCTCGAGCCCCTCGAGCTCCGCGTTCCCCGGGGTCTTCCAGTCTCGGTTGCAATTAAGAGGGGGAGAGTGTACGCGGAGCGAGTCCACTTCAAGAGCCTCACCCCGGGAGAGTGCACGGCGGAACTGAGAGAGTGCATCATAGGAGAGCTCCTCTCACTCGCTTCCACCGTAAAGGGCTCGATCAGCATTTTAGAGGCGGCCTCCGTGAAGGTGCTTGCGGGGACTGCCTCCCTCAGGCTTGGAAGGATTGAGGGGAGCTTTGAGGGAACGGCTATGAGCGGCATGCTGGAAATCTGCATTCCGGAGGATGGGGATGTTTCCCTGAACATTGAGCAGAACGGAGGAGTGGTGACTCTGGAAGGGGTTGAAGATGGGCTTTTCGAGGACGGAAAGCACTCCCTAAGACTTGTGGCACACAATGGAGGGGTTGTTAAAGTAAGGCTGTGTGAAGGTGATGGCCATGATGCTTGA
- a CDS encoding membrane protein codes for MMYGFHEERGLRFRVAEYLKTLTALLLILWLFKGPLKLEDYNDYMVYAIIALIFAFELLSVGKWLGVTISGVVFALAKASFWTSVFLFFGKWLGLSETFTGENATITAGTAFAYAVVLLIAGLLLAKFDERNIEWKVEKKAYEFSGASFGEVKLKGTGKAYPVKFGRKPVGWVIDGDLMVETETPIGNVTRRLLSPVVVWTSEKIAERKTSPDPGFVKRANELINPDRLYRPKNKASVVDLGIVKVYEGDGFEYVKVPFVEVISTPAGDEVKIGPMRLREGRITKTIGEMLTIRELTNGFQLTKAGDRLAIKTEEFTIEVSGDRVTYRSGDETLSLGETVSLRSGDISVTVGRGRAKLRIEDVVISARDGKVRIRVGEKTHTIESREACDLVLRKAKEIVEEQGTEMVEGLGIDRAKLNGRVRELIDELMRYLG; via the coding sequence ATGATGTACGGGTTCCATGAGGAAAGGGGTCTCCGGTTTAGGGTGGCCGAGTACCTGAAGACCCTAACCGCGCTCCTGCTTATACTTTGGCTCTTTAAGGGGCCGCTGAAGCTTGAAGACTATAACGACTACATGGTGTACGCGATAATAGCGCTCATCTTCGCCTTCGAGCTGCTAAGCGTCGGGAAGTGGCTCGGGGTGACGATAAGCGGGGTGGTGTTTGCCCTCGCCAAGGCCTCCTTCTGGACGAGCGTCTTCCTGTTCTTCGGGAAGTGGCTTGGGCTTTCGGAGACGTTCACCGGTGAAAACGCAACGATAACCGCTGGCACTGCCTTCGCCTACGCCGTTGTCCTCTTAATAGCCGGGCTTCTGCTGGCCAAGTTCGACGAGAGGAACATCGAGTGGAAGGTCGAGAAGAAGGCCTATGAGTTCAGTGGTGCCTCCTTCGGCGAGGTTAAGCTCAAGGGGACCGGCAAGGCCTACCCCGTGAAGTTCGGGAGGAAGCCTGTGGGCTGGGTTATTGATGGCGACCTCATGGTTGAGACAGAGACACCTATTGGAAATGTCACCAGAAGGCTCCTTTCGCCGGTTGTCGTCTGGACTTCGGAGAAGATCGCCGAAAGGAAGACCTCTCCAGATCCGGGCTTCGTCAAGAGGGCGAACGAGCTGATAAACCCGGACAGGCTTTACCGTCCCAAGAACAAGGCGAGCGTCGTTGATCTTGGAATAGTGAAGGTCTACGAGGGGGATGGCTTCGAGTACGTGAAGGTGCCCTTCGTGGAGGTCATAAGCACTCCAGCGGGGGATGAGGTGAAGATAGGCCCGATGAGGCTCCGCGAGGGTCGGATAACGAAGACGATAGGAGAGATGCTCACCATTAGAGAGCTCACCAACGGCTTTCAGCTCACCAAGGCCGGCGATAGGCTGGCCATCAAGACGGAGGAGTTCACGATAGAGGTTTCCGGGGACAGGGTGACCTACAGGAGCGGCGACGAAACTCTGAGCCTCGGTGAGACGGTCTCACTCCGCTCGGGCGATATCTCCGTAACGGTGGGAAGGGGAAGGGCCAAGCTCAGGATAGAGGACGTGGTGATTTCCGCGCGCGACGGAAAGGTTCGCATTCGCGTTGGCGAGAAGACCCACACGATTGAGAGCAGGGAGGCCTGCGACCTCGTCCTGAGGAAGGCGAAGGAGATAGTGGAAGAGCAGGGAACTGAGATGGTCGAAGGGCTCGGTATAGACCGCGCCAAACTCAACGGCCGCGTTAGGGAACTCATAGACGAGCTGATGAGGTACCTGGGGTGA
- a CDS encoding ArsR/SmtB family transcription factor: MDDLRAQLEELKKRLEVLEENIEPVDEVMLSIKARLKKRLEGGALPEIDEEKAAKTLKALANPDRIRILKMLAERPMGFKEIKESLGVESPTVSHHLKLLVRTGMVRKEEGYEISPDGRLFLRLLEIITALGEVEE; encoded by the coding sequence ATGGACGATTTGAGGGCTCAGCTGGAGGAGCTGAAAAAGCGGCTTGAGGTGCTGGAGGAGAACATCGAGCCCGTTGACGAGGTTATGCTCTCCATAAAGGCCCGTCTCAAAAAGCGGCTTGAGGGTGGGGCTTTACCCGAGATAGACGAGGAAAAAGCAGCGAAGACCCTGAAGGCCCTCGCCAACCCGGACAGGATAAGGATACTGAAAATGCTGGCGGAGAGACCGATGGGTTTCAAGGAGATCAAGGAATCCCTCGGGGTTGAGAGCCCCACCGTTTCTCACCACCTCAAGCTCCTCGTAAGGACTGGTATGGTGAGGAAAGAAGAGGGATACGAAATCTCGCCAGACGGACGTTTGTTTTTGCGCCTGCTTGAGATAATAACCGCCCTTGGGGAGGTGGAAGAATGA
- a CDS encoding ABC transporter ATP-binding protein — protein MIRVESLVKKYGPKTAVDGISFHVDDGEIYGLLGPNGSGKSTTMKILAGILRPTSGKVVVNGIDAARNPLEVKKIVGYVPETPVLYESLTPSELFNFVGSIRGIPKETLEERVKRLVKAFGIEEYLEQFIGTLSFGTQQKVSIITALLHEPAVLVLDESMNGLDPKSARILRELLLEFKREGKSIVFSTHVLQLAEMVCDKIGLIYRGKLIAEGTIEELKERAHEENLEDVFLKLTESKDEVFAIVQALRETL, from the coding sequence ATGATACGGGTTGAGAGCCTCGTTAAAAAGTACGGTCCCAAGACGGCTGTGGATGGAATAAGCTTTCACGTTGATGACGGCGAGATATACGGCCTTCTGGGCCCCAACGGGAGCGGAAAATCCACGACCATGAAGATACTCGCGGGAATTCTCCGGCCCACCTCGGGAAAGGTCGTCGTGAACGGGATAGACGCCGCGAGAAACCCCCTGGAGGTAAAGAAGATAGTGGGATACGTTCCAGAAACGCCCGTCCTCTACGAGAGCCTCACCCCCTCGGAGCTCTTCAACTTCGTGGGCAGCATAAGGGGAATCCCAAAGGAGACGCTGGAGGAGCGCGTTAAGCGGCTTGTGAAGGCCTTTGGAATCGAGGAGTACCTCGAGCAGTTCATAGGGACGTTGAGCTTCGGAACCCAGCAGAAGGTGTCCATAATAACGGCCCTCCTCCACGAGCCGGCGGTTCTCGTGCTCGACGAGTCCATGAACGGTCTCGACCCAAAGAGCGCGAGAATCCTCAGGGAGCTTCTCCTGGAGTTCAAGAGGGAAGGGAAGAGCATCGTCTTCTCCACCCACGTCCTCCAGCTGGCCGAGATGGTGTGCGACAAGATAGGGCTGATATACAGGGGCAAACTGATAGCGGAGGGAACCATAGAGGAGCTCAAGGAGAGAGCCCACGAGGAGAACCTCGAGGACGTGTTCCTCAAGCTTACGGAGAGCAAGGACGAGGTCTTCGCCATCGTGCAGGCCCTGAGGGAGACCCTGTAG